The Chroicocephalus ridibundus chromosome 2, bChrRid1.1, whole genome shotgun sequence genome includes a region encoding these proteins:
- the MSANTD3 gene encoding myb/SANT-like DNA-binding domain-containing protein 3 yields MQNEIIKPAKYFSEVEKSVLLALVEKYKYVLECKKSDARTIALKQRTWQALAHEYNSQPSVSLRDFKQLKKCWENIKARTKKIMAHERREKVKRSISPLINTHIIGKEKIASIMPEQMYFLQSPPEEDPEYQPDASSQESFVVSNRELCDEEKELIHFPICEGTSQPEPSCSDVRIAADKNYRSKASQESALKKMHEEEHHQQMSILQLQLIQMNEVHVAKIQQIERECEMAEEEHRIKMEVLNKKKMYWERKLQTITKEWPVSSFNRPFPNSP; encoded by the exons atgcaaaacGAAATAATAAAGCCTGCGAAATACTTCTCAGAAGTGGAGAAGAGTGTGCTGCTTGCATTAGTTGAAAAATACAAATACGTGCTTGAATGTAAAAAAAGTGATGCAAGAACTATTGCTCTGAAACAACGTACCTGGCAAGCACTAGCTCATGAATATAATTCACAGCCCAGTGTATCACTGCGAGACTTCAAACAGTTAAAGAAATGCTGGGAAAATATCAAGGCACGGACAAAAAAGATAATGGCACATGAAAGGCGGGAGAAGGTAAAAAGAAGTATTAGTCCACTTATAAATACTCACATCATAGGGAAAGAGAAGATTGCCAGCATAATGCCTGAGCAAATGTACTTTTTGCAGAGCCCACCAGAAGAAGATCCTGAATATCAGCCTGATGCTTCTAGTCAAG AGTCATTTGTTGTGTCAAATAGAGAACTTTGTGATGAAGAGAAAGAGCTGATACATTTCCCAATATGTGAAGGTACCTCCCAACCTGAGCCTTCGTGTTCTGATGTCAGAATAGCAGCAGATAAGAACTACAGAAGTAAAGCATCTCaggaaagtgctttgaaaaagaTGCATGAGGAAGAACATCATCAGCAGATGTCAATTTTGCAACTGCAGTTAATCCAAATGAATGAAGTTCATGTggcaaaaatacagcaaatagaAAGAGAGTGTGAGATGGCCGAAGAGGAACACAGGATAAAAATGGAAGtgctaaataaaaagaaaatgtattggGAGAGAAAACTGCAGACCATCACAAAAGAATGGCCTGTATCATCCTTTAACAGACCCTTTCCTAATTCACCGTAG
- the LOC134511810 gene encoding uncharacterized protein LOC134511810 isoform X1, whose protein sequence is MDPEAEIKKQVNPFYCNICKIWCASALNLQTHFLGFKHKTVEEALKAHGIVKAASGSGEQVKTPVKLPDYVQTEPERFHGQTLEEQLNTCKDSEPALGLNYIVEYRSKDNFTFLYECQLCHCKTGLSNMFMHVCGSKHRLAYLKRHYPEIAESDEVKGKGSELNRKVRQVALTIEKKEGRKQIKVVTGAPIMRRRWQEYPNADDSPSKAKVQHVDKSLNNDDKTDSKNKDGKMPDPIQDEKNVQEEQEKSQKEQAKPDEKIEPNKAIENSKDNNSEKCETNKQSQEEKKEVEQEFTANPEEFTSQEELLGYLQSFEILNEDDASFILKVTQTLTDALVEYRQQAASNKDLLDAEYNGEAALEYSTEQSDLTSADISDSDTDYSSNRLAKQSLSVNEEDEPQNFSTGSSETAYENNITAEFLNSVRNMNVEEVTATLHKIAAANPAFRGIDIPNVIRILTESGTLRRPSNGSTQ, encoded by the exons ATGGACCCTGAAGCTGAGATAAAGAAGCAAGTAAACCCTTTCTACTGCAAT ATTTGCAAAATCTGGTGTGCTTCTGCATTAAACTTGCAGACTCACTTCCTTGGATTTAAACACAAGACG GTTGAAGAAGCACTGAAAGCTCATGGCATTG ttaaaGCAGCAAGTGGCTCAGGGGAGCAAGTGAAAACACCTGTAAAACTTCCTGATTATG TGCAAACTGAGCCAGAGAGGTTTCATGGACAGACCTTGGAAGAACAGCTTAATACATGCAAAGATTCAGAACCTGCACTTG gACTTAATTATATAGTTGAATATCGATCAAAAGACAATTTCACTTTTCTCTATGAATGTCAACTGTGCCATTGTAAAACAGGATTGAGTAACATGTTCATGCATGTTTGTGGTTCCAAGCATAGACTGGCATACCTG AAACGACATTATCCTGAGATAGCAGAATCTGATGAAGTTAAGGGTAAAGGCTCCGAACTGAACAGAAAAGTTAGGCAAGTTGCATTAACAattgagaagaaagaaggaagaaaacaaataaag gttGTTACAGGTGCTCCAATAATGAGGAGGAGATGGCAAGAAT ATCCTAATGCAGATGACAGCCCTTCAAAAGCTAAAGTTCAGCATGTGGATAAGTCACTTAATAATGACGATAAAACAGATTCTAAAAATAAGGATGGAAAAATGCCAGACCCTATTCAAG aTGAAAAGAACGTTCAAGAGGAGcaggaaaaaagtcagaaagaaCAGGCAAAACCAGATGAGAAGATTGAACCTAATAAGGCTATTGAAAACAGCAAAGACAACAACTcggaaaa GTGTGAGACCAATAAACAATcgcaggaagaaaagaaggaagttgAG CAAGAATTTACAGCAAATCCTGAAGAATTCACTAGTCAAGAAGAATTGTTGGGTTATTTG CAAAGTTTTGAGATACTGAATGAAGATGATGCTTCATTTATCCTAAAAGTTACACAGACTCTTACAGATGCACTGGTGGAATATCGTCAGCAGGCTGCATCAAACAAA GACCTCTTAGACGCTGAATATAATGGAGAAGCAGCATTGGAATATTCCACAGAACAGTCTGACCTGACTTCAGCAGATATTAGTGACTCTGATACTG ACTATTCGAGCAACCGATTGGCTAAGCAGTCCTTATCAGTAAATGAAGAAGATGAACCTCAAAACTTTTCAACTGGGTCTTCGGAAACAGCATATGAGAACAACATCACTGCTGAATTTTTGAACAGTGTAAGAAACATGAATGTTGAGGAAGTTACTGCTACTCTACACAAAATAGCAGCAGCAAATCCAGCTTTCAGAG GAATTGATATTCCGAATGTTATAAGGATCCTGACTGAAAGCGGGACTCTGAGAAGACCAAGCAATGGCAGCACACAGTGA
- the LOC134511810 gene encoding uncharacterized protein LOC134511810 isoform X2 — translation MDPEAEIKKQVNPFYCNICKIWCASALNLQTHFLGFKHKTVEEALKAHGIVKAASGSGEQVKTPVKLPDYVQTEPERFHGQTLEEQLNTCKDSEPALGLNYIVEYRSKDNFTFLYECQLCHCKTGLSNMFMHVCGSKHRLAYLVVTGAPIMRRRWQEYPNADDSPSKAKVQHVDKSLNNDDKTDSKNKDGKMPDPIQDEKNVQEEQEKSQKEQAKPDEKIEPNKAIENSKDNNSEKCETNKQSQEEKKEVEQEFTANPEEFTSQEELLGYLQSFEILNEDDASFILKVTQTLTDALVEYRQQAASNKDLLDAEYNGEAALEYSTEQSDLTSADISDSDTDYSSNRLAKQSLSVNEEDEPQNFSTGSSETAYENNITAEFLNSVRNMNVEEVTATLHKIAAANPAFRGIDIPNVIRILTESGTLRRPSNGSTQ, via the exons ATGGACCCTGAAGCTGAGATAAAGAAGCAAGTAAACCCTTTCTACTGCAAT ATTTGCAAAATCTGGTGTGCTTCTGCATTAAACTTGCAGACTCACTTCCTTGGATTTAAACACAAGACG GTTGAAGAAGCACTGAAAGCTCATGGCATTG ttaaaGCAGCAAGTGGCTCAGGGGAGCAAGTGAAAACACCTGTAAAACTTCCTGATTATG TGCAAACTGAGCCAGAGAGGTTTCATGGACAGACCTTGGAAGAACAGCTTAATACATGCAAAGATTCAGAACCTGCACTTG gACTTAATTATATAGTTGAATATCGATCAAAAGACAATTTCACTTTTCTCTATGAATGTCAACTGTGCCATTGTAAAACAGGATTGAGTAACATGTTCATGCATGTTTGTGGTTCCAAGCATAGACTGGCATACCTG gttGTTACAGGTGCTCCAATAATGAGGAGGAGATGGCAAGAAT ATCCTAATGCAGATGACAGCCCTTCAAAAGCTAAAGTTCAGCATGTGGATAAGTCACTTAATAATGACGATAAAACAGATTCTAAAAATAAGGATGGAAAAATGCCAGACCCTATTCAAG aTGAAAAGAACGTTCAAGAGGAGcaggaaaaaagtcagaaagaaCAGGCAAAACCAGATGAGAAGATTGAACCTAATAAGGCTATTGAAAACAGCAAAGACAACAACTcggaaaa GTGTGAGACCAATAAACAATcgcaggaagaaaagaaggaagttgAG CAAGAATTTACAGCAAATCCTGAAGAATTCACTAGTCAAGAAGAATTGTTGGGTTATTTG CAAAGTTTTGAGATACTGAATGAAGATGATGCTTCATTTATCCTAAAAGTTACACAGACTCTTACAGATGCACTGGTGGAATATCGTCAGCAGGCTGCATCAAACAAA GACCTCTTAGACGCTGAATATAATGGAGAAGCAGCATTGGAATATTCCACAGAACAGTCTGACCTGACTTCAGCAGATATTAGTGACTCTGATACTG ACTATTCGAGCAACCGATTGGCTAAGCAGTCCTTATCAGTAAATGAAGAAGATGAACCTCAAAACTTTTCAACTGGGTCTTCGGAAACAGCATATGAGAACAACATCACTGCTGAATTTTTGAACAGTGTAAGAAACATGAATGTTGAGGAAGTTACTGCTACTCTACACAAAATAGCAGCAGCAAATCCAGCTTTCAGAG GAATTGATATTCCGAATGTTATAAGGATCCTGACTGAAAGCGGGACTCTGAGAAGACCAAGCAATGGCAGCACACAGTGA